In Thermospira aquatica, the following proteins share a genomic window:
- a CDS encoding V-type ATP synthase subunit F, whose protein sequence is MKAEVVVLGHREFVQALALGGLRGWEVSSAEEIQREWKQLLRRQGIALVIIPLWIEKILEQEILSQKISRQPPLVLSLPDPFSGEAGEVITTISEYIRTSLGVKI, encoded by the coding sequence ATGAAAGCCGAAGTGGTGGTTCTGGGGCATCGTGAGTTTGTACAGGCACTGGCTCTTGGAGGTTTGCGGGGGTGGGAGGTTTCTTCGGCTGAAGAAATTCAACGGGAGTGGAAACAGCTACTTCGGCGTCAGGGGATTGCGCTTGTGATTATCCCCCTATGGATAGAAAAAATCCTTGAACAAGAGATTCTTTCGCAGAAGATATCTCGCCAACCTCCGCTTGTTCTTTCTCTTCCTGATCCTTTTTCGGGAGAAGCGGGAGAGGTTATTACGACAATTTCTGAATATATCCGTACCAGTCTTGGGGTGAAGATTTAG
- a CDS encoding ISNCY family transposase: METGLWKKIRKTAKHRTRRPRKEHFGEMIQMDGSIHDWFGTGKEVCLMNMVDDATGTSYGLFDTGETTQVALQCLFDWIMKYGIPYSIYCDYKSLFYTKREATIEEQLAGKLPLTKFGEVCHRLGIEMIYAHSPQAKGRVERWNGIHQDRLIAEMKLKNIKDIDSANCFLKEYYWEKNNRKFSKKPLSDEDFHIALMPDQDLRNYVCYTAECKVYRDYTIKFSKRIYQIEKKQPIAIKPGDNVILKTWLDGSIHIFKKNIELNFFEIDDYGRRVSA, from the coding sequence ATGGAAACAGGATTGTGGAAGAAAATAAGAAAAACTGCGAAACACCGTACCAGAAGGCCGAGAAAAGAGCATTTTGGAGAAATGATTCAAATGGACGGCAGCATTCACGACTGGTTTGGGACAGGCAAAGAAGTCTGTCTGATGAATATGGTGGATGATGCTACAGGCACATCTTACGGTCTTTTCGACACAGGAGAAACGACACAAGTAGCGCTGCAATGTTTGTTTGACTGGATAATGAAATACGGTATTCCTTATTCTATCTATTGTGATTATAAAAGCCTGTTCTATACGAAACGGGAAGCGACCATAGAAGAACAGCTTGCAGGGAAATTGCCTCTAACAAAGTTTGGAGAGGTCTGCCATAGGCTGGGGATAGAAATGATATATGCCCATAGTCCCCAGGCAAAAGGACGCGTAGAGAGATGGAATGGGATCCATCAGGACAGGTTAATAGCAGAAATGAAACTAAAAAACATAAAGGATATTGACAGTGCCAATTGTTTTTTGAAAGAATATTACTGGGAAAAGAATAACCGAAAATTTAGTAAAAAACCTCTGTCGGATGAAGATTTTCATATTGCATTAATGCCTGATCAGGACTTAAGGAACTATGTTTGTTATACGGCCGAGTGCAAAGTCTATAGAGATTATACAATAAAGTTTTCTAAAAGAATATACCAGATTGAAAAGAAACAACCTATAGCCATAAAACCCGGGGACAATGTTATCTTAAAAACCTGGCTTGATGGAAGTATACATATTTTTAAGAAAAATATCGAATTGAACTTTTTTGAAATAGATGATTATGGTCGTAGAGTTTCGGCATAA
- a CDS encoding V-type ATP synthase subunit A translates to MGNTYCGKVKKVNGPLVTVSLETGPQMMEVVYVSHLQLIGEVLHISGDEAVVQVYEDTSGVKPGDDVFQSGLPLSVELGPGIIGNVFDGIQRPLEEIAKISGIYIGRGINIPALSREKKWEFVPKVKAGMRVSGGMVLGNVPETPLVEHRILVPPRVEGEVVWVASAGSYTVEDTIAEIKLSTGEREKLSLYHRWPVKFPRPVKKRLDTKEPLLTGQRIIDMFFPLSRGGTAAVPGGFGTGKTITQHQLAKWADADIIVYIGCGERGNEITEVLEDFPKLIDPKTNRPLMERTILIANTSNMPVTAREASIYTGITLAEYYRDMGYDVALMADSSSRWAEALRELSGRLEEMPAEEGFPAYLGSKLAAFYERAGNFVTLSGEEASISAIGAVSPPGGDFSEPVTQNTKRFVRCFWELDKALASSRHYPSINWMRSYSEYADECEQWWVANVDPEYRSIRLEAYSILQKEDKLQKIVKLIGPDALPDSERLYLDIARLIKIGFLQQSAYDPVDTYSTPEKQVNLLRLILQFKRKAEELVKAGVPLFEIREMQSFADIMRAKLTVPNEDLSGLDRLREAMEQEFADIETEYL, encoded by the coding sequence ATGGGAAATACCTACTGTGGAAAGGTCAAGAAGGTCAATGGACCCCTGGTGACGGTGTCTCTGGAAACAGGTCCCCAGATGATGGAGGTGGTGTATGTTTCCCACCTTCAACTAATAGGTGAGGTATTGCATATCTCTGGAGATGAGGCGGTTGTTCAGGTTTATGAGGATACATCAGGGGTGAAACCGGGGGATGATGTCTTTCAATCAGGGCTACCACTTTCTGTGGAGCTGGGTCCAGGTATTATTGGAAACGTTTTTGATGGTATCCAGCGTCCTCTTGAGGAGATTGCAAAGATTTCTGGTATTTATATTGGTCGTGGGATTAACATACCTGCCCTCTCTCGAGAGAAGAAATGGGAGTTCGTCCCCAAGGTGAAAGCAGGCATGCGTGTTTCAGGGGGGATGGTTCTGGGAAATGTACCTGAGACGCCTCTTGTTGAGCACAGGATTCTTGTTCCTCCACGTGTAGAAGGAGAGGTTGTCTGGGTGGCATCAGCAGGATCCTATACGGTGGAGGACACCATTGCCGAGATAAAGCTTTCTACAGGTGAAAGAGAAAAGTTGTCTCTTTACCATCGCTGGCCAGTGAAGTTTCCCAGGCCGGTGAAGAAGCGATTGGATACAAAGGAACCTCTTTTGACGGGGCAAAGGATTATTGACATGTTTTTCCCTCTGTCGAGAGGAGGAACAGCTGCTGTACCCGGCGGATTTGGCACGGGGAAGACTATAACCCAGCATCAACTTGCCAAGTGGGCAGATGCAGATATTATTGTTTATATTGGATGTGGGGAACGGGGAAACGAGATCACCGAGGTGCTTGAGGATTTTCCTAAGCTTATCGACCCAAAAACGAACCGTCCTCTGATGGAGCGTACGATCCTGATTGCCAATACCTCAAATATGCCAGTAACGGCCCGTGAGGCATCGATTTATACAGGGATCACGCTTGCGGAATATTATCGGGATATGGGATATGATGTGGCTCTGATGGCTGATTCCTCTTCGAGATGGGCGGAGGCACTTCGTGAGCTTTCTGGTCGATTGGAAGAGATGCCGGCTGAAGAGGGTTTTCCTGCTTATCTTGGGTCAAAGCTTGCAGCGTTTTATGAGAGGGCAGGAAACTTTGTGACCCTGAGTGGTGAAGAGGCTTCAATAAGTGCGATTGGGGCTGTCTCTCCTCCGGGGGGAGATTTTTCTGAGCCAGTGACCCAGAACACCAAACGTTTTGTTCGTTGTTTTTGGGAACTTGATAAGGCTCTGGCATCGAGTCGCCACTATCCTTCTATCAACTGGATGAGGAGTTATAGTGAGTATGCCGATGAATGTGAACAGTGGTGGGTTGCAAATGTCGATCCCGAATACCGTTCGATTCGTCTTGAAGCGTATAGCATCCTTCAAAAGGAGGATAAGCTCCAGAAAATAGTGAAACTTATTGGACCGGATGCTCTTCCGGATAGTGAAAGGCTGTATCTGGATATTGCTCGTCTTATCAAGATAGGGTTTCTCCAGCAGTCGGCATATGATCCGGTGGATACCTACTCTACCCCTGAAAAGCAGGTAAATCTGCTGCGGCTTATTCTCCAGTTCAAGAGAAAGGCAGAAGAGCTGGTAAAAGCGGGTGTGCCGTTGTTTGAGATACGAGAGATGCAGAGTTTTGCGGATATTATGCGGGCAAAACTCACTGTTCCAAATGAGGATCTCTCCGGACTTGATCGTCTCAGAGAGGCTATGGAGCAGGAGTTTGCTGATATTGAGACTGAGTATCTGTAG
- a CDS encoding universal stress protein: MKRLYISMNQTESRLYRGLPSFVSLAESFGAEIVAVFVVDKESLLKLERYKIFVSDEVAHLSESLSQEGEKRCQKLQNLCEERGIKMYTIILEGEPLHDFLRYVTEDPCEEKLIGVVRRGCGAMFRDIFDPLSRQILLETPYDVFVVGVQDHERSH; the protein is encoded by the coding sequence ATGAAGCGTCTCTATATCTCCATGAATCAAACAGAGAGCAGGCTCTATCGAGGGTTACCTTCCTTTGTCTCTTTAGCGGAGAGTTTTGGGGCTGAGATTGTTGCCGTTTTTGTTGTGGATAAAGAATCTCTTTTGAAGCTTGAACGCTACAAGATTTTTGTAAGTGATGAGGTTGCTCATCTGTCTGAAAGTCTCTCTCAAGAGGGAGAAAAACGCTGTCAAAAGCTTCAAAACCTCTGTGAAGAACGAGGAATAAAGATGTATACCATCATTCTGGAAGGAGAACCACTTCATGATTTTCTCCGCTATGTCACAGAGGATCCCTGTGAGGAGAAGCTCATAGGAGTTGTCCGAAGGGGATGTGGAGCGATGTTTCGAGATATTTTTGATCCCCTTTCCAGACAAATCCTTCTTGAGACACCGTATGATGTTTTTGTGGTAGGAGTACAAGACCATGAAAGAAGCCATTGA
- the cutA gene encoding divalent-cation tolerance protein CutA: MKYAIVMASIDTEENAKNIANLLLEKKLAACIQLFPITSYYIWQGKKETAKEILMLIKTQKKYYSRIENLIRNNHPYEIPEILLIPVDKAFPLYGKWIDNTLKGKNV; this comes from the coding sequence ATGAAATACGCTATCGTCATGGCAAGTATAGATACCGAAGAAAACGCAAAAAACATCGCCAACCTCCTCCTTGAAAAAAAACTTGCCGCCTGCATTCAGCTTTTTCCCATTACTTCATACTACATCTGGCAGGGGAAGAAAGAAACGGCAAAAGAAATACTCATGCTTATAAAGACCCAGAAAAAATACTATTCCCGCATTGAAAATCTCATCCGAAATAATCATCCTTATGAAATACCAGAGATTCTTCTCATACCTGTAGATAAGGCCTTTCCCCTCTATGGTAAGTGGATAGACAATACTCTCAAAGGAAAAAACGTATGA
- a CDS encoding integrase catalytic domain-containing protein, translated as MFERRPIYRETAKEYQKASKKEKMEILDYFVRITGLKNRNYAARLLRQHGKTIYVGKKNYLKADIAKKGKRPGRKKKFGEEELKLLKRSGKLKNMCGKRLKPILNEVLDNLLANGHLHGSPQAIEHLRHISASSIDRLLKHERKKLEIKGRKGTKPGTLLKQQIAIRTWAEWDENCPGFMEIDLVAHEGGNSRGDFAQTLNMVDVWSGWTELVAIKNKASKWVREAIEKVKRLPFDLRGIDSDTGAEFINHPLRDWCEKNQIKFTRGRSSRSNDNCYVEQKNYSIVRQNVGYFRYDTEEEVYYLNQLYAYLRLYTNFFQPVMKMTEKKRIGSKVQKKHDDIKTPYQRLLESSYVSEAQKEPNKAL; from the coding sequence ATGTTTGAAAGGAGACCTATTTACAGGGAAACGGCGAAAGAGTATCAAAAAGCCAGCAAAAAGGAAAAAATGGAGATACTGGATTATTTTGTGAGGATAACAGGCCTAAAAAATCGAAACTATGCCGCCAGGCTCTTGAGGCAGCACGGAAAAACCATCTATGTAGGCAAGAAAAATTACCTTAAAGCCGACATAGCCAAGAAGGGCAAAAGACCTGGCAGAAAGAAAAAATTCGGCGAAGAGGAACTAAAACTTCTAAAAAGGTCTGGGAAATTGAAAAACATGTGTGGCAAACGTTTAAAGCCAATTTTAAATGAAGTTTTAGATAATCTCTTAGCAAACGGACATCTCCACGGTTCTCCACAGGCTATAGAACACTTGCGCCATATAAGTGCCTCAAGTATTGACCGACTTTTGAAACATGAGCGTAAAAAGCTTGAGATAAAAGGACGAAAAGGTACAAAGCCTGGAACGCTATTAAAGCAACAAATAGCTATACGCACGTGGGCAGAGTGGGATGAAAATTGCCCTGGTTTTATGGAGATTGATCTGGTTGCCCATGAGGGAGGAAATAGCCGGGGAGATTTTGCTCAAACATTAAATATGGTGGATGTTTGGAGCGGTTGGACAGAACTTGTGGCAATCAAAAACAAAGCTTCAAAATGGGTAAGAGAAGCCATAGAAAAAGTCAAAAGACTTCCTTTTGATTTACGGGGAATTGATTCTGATACCGGTGCTGAATTTATTAATCATCCTCTGCGTGATTGGTGTGAGAAGAACCAGATAAAATTTACAAGGGGGAGAAGCTCCCGTTCCAATGATAACTGCTACGTTGAGCAGAAAAACTATTCCATAGTCCGCCAGAATGTTGGATACTTCCGCTACGATACCGAGGAAGAAGTCTACTACTTGAACCAACTCTATGCCTATCTTCGACTGTATACCAACTTTTTTCAACCGGTTATGAAAATGACAGAGAAAAAGAGAATCGGAAGCAAGGTGCAAAAGAAGCATGATGATATTAAAACTCCCTACCAGCGGCTTTTAGAAAGCTCTTATGTAAGTGAGGCACAAAAGGAGCCTAACAAGGCTTTATAA
- a CDS encoding helix-turn-helix domain-containing protein has product MREVITMTLKAQKRAKILEMVKNKKIKQKDAAIILGICRRQLIRIFKEYLSKGDEALNHKLIGKPGNHRISSDIKEKIMQIVRNNYKGFKPTFIAEKLYEEHHIK; this is encoded by the coding sequence ATGAGAGAGGTGATAACGATGACACTTAAAGCACAGAAGAGGGCAAAAATACTGGAGATGGTAAAGAACAAGAAAATCAAGCAGAAAGATGCTGCAATAATACTGGGGATTTGCAGAAGGCAACTTATTCGAATTTTTAAAGAATATTTATCAAAGGGTGATGAAGCCCTCAATCACAAATTAATAGGCAAACCGGGGAATCACAGAATTAGCAGTGATATCAAAGAGAAAATTATGCAGATAGTACGGAATAATTATAAAGGTTTTAAGCCGACATTTATAGCTGAAAAGCTTTATGAGGAACATCATATAAAATAG
- a CDS encoding ZIP family metal transporter, translated as MHPLFLALLATLFTWGMTALGAGLVLVTPRMSQKFLDAMLGFAAGVMIAASFWSLLLPALELAEESGQIPWLVAGMGFVLGGVFLRLADNFLPHLHIGLPESEKEGFPTHWKTNASWCIRFNSWQ; from the coding sequence ATGCATCCGCTTTTTCTTGCTTTGCTGGCGACCTTGTTTACGTGGGGGATGACTGCTCTGGGAGCAGGCCTTGTGCTGGTAACTCCACGGATGAGTCAGAAGTTTCTTGATGCCATGCTGGGATTTGCTGCGGGTGTGATGATCGCGGCGAGTTTCTGGTCGCTTCTTTTGCCAGCCCTTGAGCTTGCTGAGGAAAGTGGTCAGATCCCCTGGTTGGTGGCGGGGATGGGCTTTGTCCTTGGGGGTGTTTTTTTACGGCTTGCTGATAATTTTCTTCCGCATCTTCATATTGGGCTCCCTGAAAGTGAGAAAGAGGGTTTTCCCACTCACTGGAAAACCAACGCTTCTTGGTGTATAAGGTTCAATTCCTGGCAATAA
- a CDS encoding ATP synthase subunit C has translation MAFLGMMIILVGMLLVAGVVSSRYVWESKVSRVLLQVVSRVLMVVNALIVVGFLTTQTLYAQEKSVGEADTHIIAVEKTTPGYGMGLLAAAIAVAVGALGGGIAVGMAASAGMGALSENPKLFGNILIFVGLAEGIAIYGLVVALFILQKL, from the coding sequence ATGGCTTTTTTGGGAATGATGATCATTTTGGTAGGGATGCTCCTGGTGGCAGGTGTTGTTTCTAGTCGTTATGTTTGGGAGAGCAAGGTTTCTCGTGTCCTTCTCCAGGTTGTTTCTCGTGTTCTGATGGTTGTGAATGCACTGATTGTGGTAGGATTTCTTACCACCCAGACACTGTATGCACAGGAAAAATCGGTGGGCGAAGCTGATACCCATATCATCGCGGTGGAAAAAACAACACCTGGCTACGGTATGGGGCTTTTGGCGGCAGCTATCGCAGTGGCTGTTGGGGCCCTGGGAGGAGGTATTGCCGTGGGAATGGCGGCTTCGGCTGGTATGGGCGCACTCTCTGAAAACCCGAAGCTTTTTGGAAATATTTTGATTTTTGTAGGTTTGGCCGAGGGTATTGCTATTTATGGTCTTGTGGTCGCACTTTTTATTCTTCAAAAACTTTAG
- a CDS encoding coenzyme F420-0:L-glutamate ligase, with protein MNREIMVNPGKTLRVTVNGKVYKRIPVKTHVVMPGENLIEVVKKYTGGLLQAGDVLFITEKIVAVSQHRAYPVKEIKPRKLATFLSRFVTKTKHGIGLGIPETMEMALRECGVWRILLAAGVAAITKAFGRKGDFYRIAGYKASSIDGPTPNTIPPYNEYVVLGPDKPNKVAREVSEALGVPVLIVDLNDLGGKILGVSGKNLDRDLYYTILKDNPLGQSREQTPLGIIRLVK; from the coding sequence ATGAATCGAGAAATAATGGTTAATCCTGGTAAAACACTTCGTGTGACAGTGAATGGGAAAGTATACAAAAGAATACCAGTGAAGACTCATGTGGTCATGCCTGGAGAAAACCTCATAGAAGTGGTAAAAAAATATACTGGGGGCCTTTTACAGGCAGGGGATGTGCTTTTTATTACCGAAAAGATCGTGGCAGTAAGCCAGCATCGGGCATATCCTGTCAAAGAAATCAAACCAAGAAAACTAGCCACCTTTCTTTCCCGTTTTGTGACAAAAACAAAGCATGGGATAGGACTGGGTATCCCGGAAACGATGGAGATGGCACTTCGAGAGTGTGGGGTTTGGAGGATCCTGTTGGCAGCCGGGGTTGCTGCCATTACCAAAGCATTTGGAAGAAAGGGTGATTTTTATCGCATTGCGGGATATAAGGCTTCTTCAATTGATGGGCCGACTCCGAATACGATACCTCCTTATAATGAGTATGTGGTACTTGGGCCTGATAAACCCAATAAAGTGGCTCGAGAGGTGAGTGAGGCTCTAGGTGTTCCTGTTTTGATTGTGGATCTTAATGATTTAGGGGGGAAAATTCTAGGGGTTTCTGGTAAAAATTTAGACAGAGATTTGTATTATACTATTCTGAAAGATAATCCCCTTGGACAGAGTCGGGAACAGACACCTCTGGGGATTATAAGACTTGTAAAATAG
- a CDS encoding tetratricopeptide repeat protein, which translates to MKKFFMVCLSVFFLVNSLSAVSSEVRKYLEEGQQYANQEEFDKAIASFKKCIELDKSFAPPYFNIALLSFWMEDYEQADFYLKEFIKLRDNEPQAYTLAAHIALERKRYDEIEPALQKALALDAENPAILFNAADIWLRMEQGEKAYAMAKKGTSLLSKEEMSSELGQSLWVALLFSAMTTERYDEAMNVSETILRLPLENEQREMVEMYREDIRFFQANKKKPLFIRSYQVATGIFRDQAQRYSDEIAETIYMVTEKSKGTEGKGFLVPLETVAFVLKGSKVIGVEEASNMASRSQLQKIFGSMVGTKTIVVEFQTQKNEKGYMIFEPVGQRVLLKAVYSSGGMMLKF; encoded by the coding sequence ATGAAAAAGTTTTTCATGGTTTGTTTAAGTGTATTTTTTCTTGTAAATAGTCTTTCTGCCGTGTCAAGTGAGGTGCGGAAGTATCTCGAAGAGGGGCAGCAATATGCTAACCAGGAAGAGTTTGATAAAGCAATTGCTTCTTTCAAAAAATGTATTGAGCTTGACAAAAGTTTTGCTCCTCCCTATTTCAATATTGCCCTTCTTTCTTTTTGGATGGAGGACTACGAACAGGCAGATTTTTACCTTAAAGAGTTTATTAAACTTAGAGACAATGAACCTCAAGCGTATACTCTTGCGGCTCATATTGCCTTAGAGAGAAAACGATACGATGAAATTGAGCCAGCGTTGCAGAAGGCTTTAGCTCTTGATGCTGAGAATCCAGCCATTCTTTTCAATGCAGCAGATATCTGGCTTCGAATGGAACAAGGGGAAAAGGCATATGCGATGGCAAAAAAAGGGACATCGCTTCTCTCGAAAGAGGAGATGTCATCCGAACTCGGACAAAGTTTATGGGTGGCTTTACTTTTTTCCGCTATGACGACAGAGCGTTATGATGAAGCCATGAATGTCTCTGAAACGATCCTTAGGCTTCCTCTTGAAAACGAACAGCGAGAGATGGTAGAGATGTATAGAGAGGACATTCGTTTCTTTCAAGCAAACAAGAAAAAACCTCTCTTTATTCGTTCTTATCAGGTTGCCACGGGGATTTTTCGAGATCAAGCTCAAAGATATAGTGACGAGATAGCAGAAACTATCTATATGGTTACTGAAAAAAGCAAGGGAACAGAAGGAAAAGGTTTTTTGGTTCCACTAGAGACAGTTGCTTTTGTTTTAAAAGGTTCCAAAGTAATTGGGGTCGAAGAGGCTTCCAATATGGCTTCACGTTCTCAGCTCCAAAAGATCTTTGGATCTATGGTAGGAACAAAAACGATTGTGGTAGAGTTTCAAACACAAAAGAACGAGAAGGGATACATGATTTTTGAACCGGTAGGTCAGAGGGTTCTTCTTAAAGCTGTGTATTCATCGGGTGGAATGATGTTAAAGTTTTAG
- a CDS encoding V-type ATP synthase subunit B — MKEARREFLGVEEMNGPLMVVRGVPGVGYDELVEIRAQDGSLRHGKVLEVSHEAILVQIFEGSTGINPKQTRVRFFGKPLEIPLSESMLGRVFNGVGKPIDGMGEVVPEVERNVNGEPLNPVVRAYPREYIQTGISAIDLMNTLIRGQKLPIFSAAGLPHNLLAAQIAAQAKLPGEEAGNFVVVFAAMGIKYDDASFFIQRFEESGAKGNVILFLNLASDPPIERIITPRVALTVAEYLAYEKGKHVLVVMTDMTNYCEALREIANARGEVPARKGFPGYMYSDLATLYERAGRVKGRQGSITQVPILTMPNDDITHPVPDLTGYITEGQIVLSRELHAKGIYPPIDILPSLSRLMKDSIGKGYTRDDHPHLFMQLYASYARVKEVRSIAFIVGEEELSPIDKAYLKFGEVFEREFIGQSNFEDRSMEQSLAKAWEILSLLPRSELTSMKPEEIETYYKPPAEENSQERLMEEDRAL; from the coding sequence ATGAAAGAAGCGAGAAGAGAGTTTTTGGGTGTAGAGGAGATGAATGGTCCCCTCATGGTGGTCAGAGGTGTGCCTGGGGTTGGCTACGATGAACTTGTCGAGATTCGGGCACAGGATGGTTCTCTTCGCCATGGGAAGGTTTTGGAGGTTTCCCATGAAGCGATTTTAGTTCAGATCTTTGAGGGAAGTACAGGAATCAATCCAAAGCAAACGCGTGTCCGTTTTTTTGGAAAACCTCTCGAGATTCCACTTTCCGAGTCGATGCTTGGAAGGGTATTCAACGGTGTTGGAAAACCTATTGATGGGATGGGAGAGGTTGTCCCGGAAGTAGAAAGAAATGTGAATGGAGAACCCTTAAACCCTGTGGTTCGTGCTTATCCCAGGGAATACATCCAGACAGGTATTTCTGCCATTGATCTCATGAATACCCTTATCCGTGGGCAGAAACTCCCTATTTTTTCGGCAGCTGGTCTTCCTCATAACCTTTTGGCTGCTCAAATTGCGGCTCAGGCAAAACTTCCTGGTGAAGAAGCAGGCAATTTTGTCGTGGTTTTTGCCGCTATGGGGATTAAGTATGATGATGCCTCGTTTTTTATCCAGAGGTTTGAAGAATCAGGAGCCAAGGGGAATGTTATCCTTTTTCTCAATTTGGCAAGTGATCCCCCCATCGAACGTATTATTACGCCTCGGGTGGCTCTCACAGTAGCAGAGTACCTTGCCTATGAAAAGGGGAAACACGTTCTTGTTGTTATGACGGATATGACAAACTACTGTGAGGCTCTTCGTGAGATTGCGAATGCGCGTGGTGAGGTGCCCGCGAGAAAAGGCTTCCCGGGATATATGTACAGCGATCTGGCTACACTTTATGAACGAGCAGGACGTGTAAAGGGACGGCAAGGTTCGATTACGCAGGTGCCAATTCTCACCATGCCCAATGATGATATTACCCATCCAGTACCGGATCTGACAGGATATATTACCGAGGGCCAGATTGTACTGAGTCGTGAGCTTCATGCCAAAGGGATTTATCCTCCGATTGATATTTTGCCATCGCTTTCTCGTTTGATGAAAGATAGTATTGGAAAGGGATATACCCGTGATGATCATCCTCATCTTTTTATGCAGCTTTACGCGAGTTATGCTCGTGTTAAGGAAGTGAGATCAATCGCTTTCATTGTAGGAGAAGAAGAGCTTTCTCCTATTGATAAGGCATATCTCAAGTTTGGAGAGGTGTTTGAACGAGAGTTTATCGGGCAGAGTAATTTTGAGGATCGCAGTATGGAACAAAGCCTTGCTAAAGCCTGGGAAATTCTTTCACTTCTTCCGAGGTCGGAACTCACGAGCATGAAACCGGAAGAGATTGAAACATACTACAAGCCTCCCGCAGAGGAAAATTCTCAAGAACGGTTGATGGAGGAAGACCGTGCGCTATGA
- a CDS encoding V-type ATP synthase subunit D has translation MRYDIAPTKTALFDYKDQLSFSQEGRNLLEEKREVLVMQLLGILQKYKHARHQLEEKWTHFYQEFLFLKALSGEESVAEMTCVDLSHPLSSVEMTEKAIMGVVLPSLKSLRTGQIPVKNFLATNVFYDELYLQFQDLFSLLLEVAQLESAVWRLANEIRKTQRKVNALENIFIPEFKEIVKFIADTLEERDRETLFQMKKVKKSQGGKR, from the coding sequence GTGCGCTATGATATAGCACCAACCAAAACAGCCTTGTTTGATTACAAGGATCAGTTGTCTTTTTCTCAAGAGGGTCGTAATCTCTTGGAGGAAAAACGTGAGGTTTTGGTGATGCAGCTTTTGGGCATCCTCCAAAAATACAAACATGCTCGTCATCAACTTGAGGAAAAGTGGACGCATTTTTACCAGGAGTTTTTGTTCCTTAAGGCACTTTCTGGAGAGGAAAGTGTTGCTGAAATGACGTGTGTTGATTTGAGTCATCCTCTTTCCTCGGTGGAAATGACAGAAAAAGCTATTATGGGTGTGGTGCTTCCGTCATTGAAATCTTTACGGACAGGGCAAATTCCCGTGAAAAACTTTTTAGCAACGAACGTTTTTTATGATGAACTGTATTTGCAATTTCAAGATCTTTTTAGTCTTTTACTGGAAGTAGCCCAGCTTGAATCGGCCGTATGGAGATTAGCAAATGAGATACGGAAAACCCAGCGAAAGGTGAACGCGTTAGAGAATATTTTTATCCCTGAGTTTAAGGAAATTGTGAAGTTTATTGCAGACACTTTGGAAGAAAGGGATAGGGAAACCCTTTTTCAAATGAAAAAGGTGAAAAAATCTCAGGGAGGTAAACGATGA